A segment of the Lolium perenne isolate Kyuss_39 chromosome 3, Kyuss_2.0, whole genome shotgun sequence genome:
CGATTTGCGGTGTGCGTGGCATGCTATCCGATGAGTTCCATCGGCTTCTGCAGGCTCGGCGCCGCGCTGCCCCACGAATCGGTTATGCAACCCGGCGAGAACTCCCTGACGACGTTCCTAGTCGCTGACCCCGCCACGCTCCGGAGCGCCGCCGCCTGCCATGGCGCCCTGCGCGAGATGCTGGCGGCGCTCCCAGAGCTCCAGTCGCTCCGCCTCGCGGAGGACGAGTGGGACGCTGTCGTGCCCGCGGATGTGGTGCCGGAGATCGTGGGCGTGGCGGGCCGTGCCAACGGCTTCATCTTATGCTTCCATATGGGGGTGCACCGCCGGGTGATACACGACGAGCGGGGTCTCCTCATGGCGTGCAAGGAGTGGCGGCTGGCGGCATCGGCGCTGGGAGAGAAGGACTGCGGGATCTGCCTCGATGAACTGGAGCGAGAGTCCGCCGCGCAGATGACGGGCTGCGAGCACGCGTTCCACCGCCGGTGTATTTCCGAgtggatctccaaggcgacgtgccccatgtgccggcgcgacGTCTGGCGCCCTGCCCTGCCGGAGATCCTTGAACTGTCCTTCACCGGCGCGCCGGCTCAAGGCATGCCAGATATTGAGTAGTTCATTTCCAATCTCGTTTTTTGTTTCCCAGAAACAAAGATTGTAAGGCTGGCGTCACTCTTTGTTGCTGTTGAGGTCGATCTTGAGGAAACGTCGGAGGTGTAGCATCGTACACTGCATAATACATATCATGAATGTGTCTTGTTGGCCGGCCGGAGACAGTATCGACAAATATATCATTGGCTACATGCTTAGCTCTATGCGTTTTTTTTAATATTCTTCTTTAGTGTCTCAACCGATTTGCATCTAGAATTTTTCGATCCCAGTAATTCTGTCCAATATGTACACTAACAACAATCTCCTTGAGCTCTCATATGATTTTGGGGGAATCACTCTGACCGTGGAGTAGAGAGAATGAATAGAATGATTCATCTTTCTCCACAACTTGTCCGTATGTGGCGATGCCAGCGACAACGCCGGCACTATATGCCTGAGCCCAAGGTCACAGGGAAGCTGGCTGTGAAATTTCATGGATTCAGAGATGGTTGTCAAATTCAGAGATGGTTGTAAGATTGCCAACATGATCACTGGGAAAGACCCTGCGAGTGGGTGGGGATGGTGTCGTGCTATATTGCAGCTTTGTGGGCTAGAGTTAGCTAATGGGTAATACTAGTA
Coding sequences within it:
- the LOC127340313 gene encoding uncharacterized protein, translating into MATIRSATAPPVEHSIEVDTICFYEQAAPAGRFAVCVACYPMSSIGFCRLGAALPHESVMQPGENSLTTFLVADPATLRSAAACHGALREMLAALPELQSLRLAEDEWDAVVPADVVPEIVGVAGRANGFILCFHMGVHRRVIHDERGLLMACKEWRLAASALGEKDCGICLDELERESAAQMTGCEHAFHRRCISEWISKATCPMCRRDVWRPALPEILELSFTGAPAQGMPDIE